The following proteins are co-located in the Dromiciops gliroides isolate mDroGli1 chromosome 2, mDroGli1.pri, whole genome shotgun sequence genome:
- the GDF5 gene encoding LOW QUALITY PROTEIN: growth/differentiation factor 5 (The sequence of the model RefSeq protein was modified relative to this genomic sequence to represent the inferred CDS: inserted 4 bases in 3 codons; substituted 4 bases at 4 genomic stop codons) yields MKLPRLLAFLLWHLTWLDLDLISTVLSAPDLSQRTSGSRPGLAKAEAKERSPPARGSFRPGGHGFNGAATNARAKGSASQAGGLLPKKDQPKKMPSRTGGPEPKPEFPQARQAGARTVTPKGQHPGAKVPPKGGPSSSTFLLKKAKEPGPPSEPKEPFRPPPVTPHEYMLSLYRTLSDADRKGVNGSVKLEAGLANTITSFIDKGQDDEALQSRKQRYVFDISALEKDGXXGAELRIPXGKKPSAWVKAIYPXGRPAQLKLSSCPXGRQPGILLDVRSVPGLDSPRWEVFDIWKLFRNFKNSAQLCLELEAWDRGRVMDLRSVGFDRVARQVHEKALFLVFGRTKKRDLFFNEIKARSGQDDKTVYEYLFSQRRKRRAPLTTRQGKRPSKNPKARCSRKALHVNFKDMGWDDWIIAPLEYEAFHCEGLCEFPLRSHLEPTNHAVIQTLMNSMDPESTPPTCCVPTRLSPISILXIDSANNVVYKQXEDMVVESCWLQVAASPLQPPTASHGQG; encoded by the exons ATGAAACTTCCAAGACTCCTCGCTTTCTTGCTCTGGCACCTGACTTGGTTGGACCTAGATCTTATCAGCACTGTTCTGAGTGCCCCAGACCTGTCACAGAGAACCTCAGGGTCCAGACCGGGATTGGCCAAGGCAGAAGCCAAGGAGCGTTCCCCCCCGGCCAGAGGCAGCTTCAGGCCGGGGGGACATGGCTTCAATGGGGCAGCCACTAATGCCAGGGCAAAGGGCAGCGCCAGCCAAGCTGGAGGCCTACTACCCAAGAAGGATCAGCCCAAAAAGATGCCCTCGAGAACCGGAGGTCCTGAGCCCAAGCCAGAATTCCCCCAGGCAAGGCAGGCGGGAGCTCGGACTGTGACCCCCAAAGGGCAGCACCCTGGTGCCAAGGTTCCTCCAAAGGGTGGCCCCAGTTCCAGTACCTTCCTACTGAAAAAGGCCAAGGAGCCGGGGCCCCCAAGCGAGCCCAAGGAACCATTCCGACCGCCCCCAGTCACGCCCCATGAGTACATGCTCTCCCTGTACAGGACGCTATCGGATGCTGATAGGAAGGGAGTCAATGGCAGCGTGAAGCTGGAAGCTGGGCTGGCCAACACCATCACCAGCTTCATAGACAAAGGGCAAG atgACGAGGCCCTGCAGTCCAGGAAGCAAAGGTATGTGTTTGACATCAGTGCTCTGGAAAAAGATGGATAGTAGGGAGCTGAATTACGGATTCCCTAAGGAAAAAAGCCCTCAGCATGGGTCAAAGCCATCTATCC TGGAAGGCCAGCCCAGCTGAAGTTGTCTAGCTGTC GTGGCCGGCAACCGGGCATCTTGCTTGATGTACGTTCTGTGCCAGGTCTGGATAGCCCCCGTTGGGAAGTATTTGACATCTGGAAGCTCTTTCGAAATTTTAAGAACTCTGCTCAGCTGTGCTTGGAGTTGGAGGCCTGGGATCGGGGCCGTGTCATGGACCTACGCAGTGTGGGCTTTGACCGAGTTGCCCGTCAGGTCCATGAGAAGGCCTTGTTTCTGGTGTTTGGCCGCACTAAGAAACGTGATTTGTTCTTCAATGAAATTAAGGCTCGCTCTGGCCAAGATGATAAGACTGTGTATGAATACCTATTCAGTCAGCGTCGGAAACGGCGGGCCCCACTCACAACACGTCAGGGTAAGCGACCCAGCAAGAATCCCAAGGCCCGTTGCAGTCGAAAGGCACTGCATGTCAACTTCAAGGACATGGGCTGGGATGACTGGATCATTGCGCCCTTAGAATATGAGGCCTTCCACTGTGAAGGACTCTGTGAGTTTCCCCTTCGATCTCACCTGGAGCCCACCAACCATGCTGTCATTCAGACTCTTATGAACTCCATGGATCCAGAATCTACTCCCCCAACCTGTTGTGTACCCACCAGGTTGAGTCCCATCAGCATCC TCATTGATTCTGCCAACAATGTGGTCTACAAACAGTAGGAGGACATGGTTGTGGAATCCTGTTGGCTGCAGGTAGCAGCATCACCCCTCCAGCCACCCACCGCCTCTCATGGTCAAGGCTGA